The Maniola jurtina chromosome 25, ilManJurt1.1, whole genome shotgun sequence genomic sequence TGGATATTTGGATTCAAGGTAAGTAGCTACTTTTTAAGCCATAAGTAAAAACTAGAGAGCTGAAATGTTCACCAAatctgtatttctattgctactATAAcaatcaatccatactaatattaccaatgcgaaagtgtgtctgtcttgtcttttcacggcccaacagtttaacagattgacgaaattcggtatagagttagcttatatcccatacataggctactttttatcccggagaatcaaagagttcccatggaatttttaaagttaaagttaaacggatgggtctttaggaatcctacAATCCACAGGAATTAGGAAACACAAAtcattgtatgaaatttggtaccaaggtagcttgcgtcccctgtaattgatataggcaattACAGGGCCGCAAGGCCGTAAGGCAAGGCCcatgggatcttcaaaaacctaaatccacgcggacgaagtcgcgggcatcctctagtaaacaataataacaaaatgcccacaatgaaaatttaattatattgtatAGTGTTTTTTCTTGTACAGTATTTCTTGTTcagaacttttaaaatattacaaagctGTGGTAACTGATAatctagtggttaaaatgtccACCTCCTATTGGAAAGGtcaggggttcaatcccgggcactcTCTTCTAACTCGCCCGGGACCAAACTCCTCACCTCTGATTAGTAGgtggatgtcttaaccactctGCTATCACAGCTGTAACATAAGCTGTGCTCTTATTACAGaagttattttttacccgactgcggcaaaggcaaaaagaagggttatgattttagcagtctatgtatgtatgtatgtttgtatccagattctgtgtgttccaccgtagcgtctaagctactgggccgattttgatgaatgaggtgtcaatcaattcgtcgtaaagatccgggtgacataggctacattttatacgaaaaaaattgacctaacggatattacatgaaaaaaagtggggtctccaaatttttttttttgctatagtATCTAGTTGGAtgttaaatgaaagaggaaaaaattctgagttcataaatataaatgtactacaccattaaaatataccaagtgacagaaaaacaattttactataatatttcagcgtttattaagacttTATCTTGTCAGTTCTAGATATTTCCACTGGAATATGGGTCTTTACTCCCTGCTGTTTATGGTGATAGCTCTCATACCATTCTACATAGCATACTTCTGCATCTGTAACTTCAGATTTGGTGAGTACTgagtatccatactaatattataaatgcgaaagtgtgtctgtctgtctgcctgtctgtcggtctgtctgctaccttttcacggcctaacagtttaaccgattctgaccaAATTGGGTATAGactagtacagagttagcttatatgccggggctactttttatcccagaaaaccaaacagtttccgcgggattcctaaagaccgcttaaccaatttgtatgaaatttggtaccgagttagcttgcgtccctgttattgaaaTAGGCATTGAGAGAGCGTTTatcaaattgcactatatatagaagtttcaatgCACATCCGTCGGCCCAGCTAGCGCCCCGAGCACAACACCACTCGGAGGGGAATTTCCCTATTGTTACGGTCGAGAACAcagacacagctcccgtacaaagtcaaacagttcccacaggttctttaaaaacctaaatccacgcgaacaaagtcgcgggcatcctctagttttatacACAAGCAAgacattatttattctagacaAGCAACAAAAAGAGAAATGTAGAAGAGATTTTTTAAGAGGCCTTAGCCAAAGTTTTTAGTACCAAAATGataaaatggaacccttatggcGCGACTTTCTCCTTTCGTCCATCTGTCTCTCACAGTATTTTAGTAACAAGTTATTTCAGTGATCATTAAAGCTAATTGCAATTTTGAGTAATTGTATATAATAGTGGTCCAACaacattggaataaaaaaaatcgaaaatgtTTTGCGGTTCATTAACAACAGTGATTTTTACCGTTTTCCTTCTTCTGAAGTAcaaactacggaaccctcggagcgcgagttcgactcgcacttggctgatttttttctagttttattttccaggtgttttaatattaattaaagtattgGCTTTGTTTCAGTATCACAAAATATGATAAGGCCACTGACATTGTTTGTGTGGTTTATTTACTTGTATTTCTTTTGGAAGATCGGTGACCCATTCCCTATACTAAGTCCGAAACAGGTTAgttcatctttttcttttttaatattgctaaaaagggTCAAGAAAACgaatttcacatttgaaaactaaattttagtgcactcaGAATCAGTAACTCATTTTACTAtctcattttttagggttctgtacctcaaaaggaaaaacggaacccttataggatcactttgtattctgtccgcctgtccgtccatctgttgtgtctgtcaaaaaacatatagggcacttcccattgacctagaatcatgaaatttggcaggtaggtagatatttatagcacaagtacaagaataaatctgaaaaccgcgaatttgtggttacatcattaaaaaaaaatttaaatatgtttcaattttcaaagtaagacaactataccaagtggggtatcacatgaaagagctttagctgtacattctaaaacagatttttatttatttttatgtataatagtttttgatttatcgtgcaaaatgttgaaaaacaacccgagcacggaaccctcagtgcgcgagtctgactcgcacttggccggattttttaatctatatttttatattataagttcAAAAATATATCTCATTTTTTTCAGGGTATATTTTCAATAGAGCAAGGTGTATCGCGGATAGGAGTTATAGGAGTGACAGTAATGGCTTTGCTGTCTGGGTTTGGTGCCGTCAATTACCCCTATACATCTATGGCTATATTTATAAGGTACATAGTTAGATAGATAGTCTTTATTGCATACAAAAAACACATACAAGGAACAAtacagaaggaagaaaacagaaaaaaaaaaattgtgtgcaaaggcggccttattgcttagagcaatctctaccgggcaacctttgctgaaaggagaagctagtgttggatagtaccaagtcgcaacaaattatttgaataataaattaccATAATTAATGTATTCAAATTAATTAAGGTAATAAGATAGTGATGAAAACtcaaaaaactcaaaatcaatactcaaatatttattcaaagtaggtactactattGTACCCCTTTTGATGGTCAtgattgttagatttgtaagatgatatagtggtgataattaattatgtaaacttaaaactaaagctacgagggttccaaacgcgcccaggactgagaagagcccacaactaACTCAtacgggtattctttttactatcaccacttcacaaaatcacttTTTCAAAGTATCAAATGCCTCTTAAGGGGCTTGAGACGGGTCTACCCGCgaaaatcaaatttaatttggattttcgcaatttgtaaaatgttactccttggttactcgtctacttgtctgtgaaagtcccatcaaaataggttcagccattccgaagattagcctgttcaaacagacagacatttcaattttatttattactagctgatgcccgcagcttcgcccgcgtggatttaggtttctaaaaatcccgtgggaacttttgatttctcaggacaacgtcgcaaagtttttctatcgattaaaaaaaaattacgcaaatcggttcagaaatctcggagatttcggtatacgtaggtagaaaaacacaactccctttttgaaagtcggttaaaaaagtagcctatgttacgccctggtcaatcctctatttgtctttgaaaatcccgtcaaaatcggttcagccgttccgaagattagccttttcaaacagacagacagacagacaaaaattttaaaaccgggtgATTCAGTTCAAATAaacatatgagcttaatatgaggtagttatttcgaaattacagacagacacttcaattttatttattagtatagatagtatagattgCCAGACTAGTgctagtctgccaatccgcacttgccgACTGTGATAGACTAAGgaaaaaacccttctcactctgtagtgagccagtgttgggttgattatgatgatcatgatgatagttATTACTATATTTTCAGACCAGTAACCCAAGCAGATGTGCTATCAATAGAAAAAAAGCTTCTCCAAACAATGGATATGATACTTGTGAAGAAGAAAAGAATAGCTTTAGCAGAATCCAATAATATGGGGCGGAATCAGAACAAAATGATGGAACAATCCGGAGCCAAGAATAGGGGATTCTGGAGCAATATACTGTCCAGTGTTGGCAGCATTGCCAACCCTTTGGGCCAGGGTACTGAGAGTGAGTACTGTTCTAGAATTTTCTACCTACCAACAAAGCCATGCTGTATTCTGGTAcctacgatgctgtgtagaaaccaaaggggtgtgggttttataaaaactgctgtaccccttccaggttagcccgcttccatcttaggctgcatcatcacttaccacaaggtgagattgtagtcaagggatTAGTTATacctggattaaaaaaaatagcctgtATAATCTTGGAATAATACAGAGCCAAGAATGGGGGATTCTGGACTAATATACTGTCCAGTGTTGGCAGCATTGCCAACCCTTTGGGCCAGGGTATTGAGAGTGAGTAGTATCCTAGAATCTTCTACcaatcggcaaagccgtgccgccaatcaatttagcgttctggtataatgccgtgtaaaaaccaaaggagtatgggtttaataaaaaactgccataccccttccaggttagcccgcttccatcttaggctgcatcaccacttaccaccaggtgagattgcagtcaaggacccacttgtatctgaattaaaaaaaaaaaggatggatagatagatatataaaagtctttattgcacacaaaaaacacaaggaagaaaacagaaaaatcaattgtgtgcaaaggcggccttattgcttagagcaagctctaccaggcaacctttgctgaaaggagtaAAGAGTGTggtgaatataaataaaatgtacctGTTTTCAGATATAACTCAGTTACGTCAAGAGATATCAGGTCTAGAGGAGTTGAGCAGACAGCTGTTCCTAGAAGCGCACGACGCTCGCACGATGCGCGAGAAGATCGAGTGGTCCAGAACCTTCCAGGGGAAGTACTTCAACTTCCTGGGTTACTTCTTCTCTTTGTACTGCGTTTGGAAGATCTTCATTGTAAGTGCCTCACTTCTGTAGGgtgtaactagatgatgcccgcgactttgtttgcgttgttttttttaaaatcccataggaattcTATGACCTGCTGCAGCTCATAATGCAAGGGAAAATAAAGGGCAGGCGTAGACCgggccgtagacgaacatcctggctca encodes the following:
- the LOC123878015 gene encoding Golgi pH regulator, which encodes MTFLEDTLIILISQTVFFVGGWIFFVKQLFRDYEVHHLLVQLIFSVTFALSCTMFELIIFEIIGYLDSSSRYFHWNMGLYSLLFMVIALIPFYIAYFCICNFRFVSQNMIRPLTLFVWFIYLYFFWKIGDPFPILSPKQGIFSIEQGVSRIGVIGVTVMALLSGFGAVNYPYTSMAIFIRPVTQADVLSIEKKLLQTMDMILVKKKRIALAESNNMGRNQNKMMEQSGAKNRGFWSNILSSVGSIANPLGQGTENITQLRQEISGLEELSRQLFLEAHDARTMREKIEWSRTFQGKYFNFLGYFFSLYCVWKIFISTINIVFDRVGKKDPVTRGLELVVHWLGWNIDVSFWSQHVSFILVGCIVLTSIRGLLLTLTKFFYKISSSKSSNIIVLILAQIMGMYFCSSVLLMRMNMPPEYRIIITQVLGELQFNFYHRWFDVIFLVSALTSIFTLYLAHKQPSVN